The Bradysia coprophila strain Holo2 chromosome II, BU_Bcop_v1, whole genome shotgun sequence genome has a segment encoding these proteins:
- the LOC119066898 gene encoding D-inositol 3-phosphate glycosyltransferase-like produces MISKLKSYNNTQVYVNESSANATGTTIELKQLKFEFSRIAIISVHGDPAIDFGKEEAGGQNVYVRNIGEELARLGWVVDMFTRKVSPHQETIVQHSPNCRTIRLQAGPLCFVPRDTLFEHALDFVQNFLNFECQNKILYPIIHSNYWISGWVGMQLCRIQGSKQLHTYHSLGCIKYITMGNLPKVAETRLQVEKELLEKTNCIIATSPEEALHMRTYVSEKGTIEIIPCGTDIQHFGRTSRSRARQQLNFNSSDKIVLYVGRFDYRKGIETLIRAVNISKFRNDSSLKLVIAGGWTEGGADGKERERLIQIVKECNLEGITNFAGQLGSSNLHLYYAAADCCVAPSHYEPFGLVPIEAMASCTPVVASNVGGLKYTIVHGTTGYLCPPKGDVEFARAIDTILSSDELRDTLGKNGAERVSMMFKWQNVCDKLSVQYKKYAEELHDLC; encoded by the exons atgatttcaaaattaaaatcttacaACAACACTCAAGTGTATGTAAACGAATCATCTGCTAATGCGACTGGAACCACGATAGAACTAaagcaattaaaatttgaattctcaAGAATTGCCATCATCTCCGTTCATGGCGATCCAG CTATCGACTTTGGGAAAGAAGAAGCAGGTGGTCAG AACGTCTATGTGAGAAACATTGGAGAGGAGCTAGCAAGGCTTGGCTGGGTGGTTGACATGTTTACCCGAAAAGTGAGCCCACATCAAGAAACCATCGTCCAACATTCGCCCAATTGTAGAACAATCAGGCTACAGGCTGGACCATTATGTTTTGTTCCTCGAGACACTCTATTCGAGCATGCGCTGGATTTCGtgcaaaactttttaaatttcgaatgtcaaaacaaaatcCTTTATCCAATCATTCATTCAAACTACTGGATCTCGGGATGGGTTGGTATGCAGTTGTGCCGCATTCAGGGTAGTAAGCAATTGCATACTTACCACTCGCTGGGCTGCATCAAATACATTACAATGGGCAATCTTCCGAAAGTTGCCGAAACTCGACTCCAGGTAGAAAAGGAACTTTTAGAGAAGACTAATTGTATAATTGCCACGTCACCCGAAGAAGCCTTGCACATGAGAACTTATGTGAGTGAAAAAGGAACCATCGAAATAATACCGTGCGGTACTGACATCCAGCATTTTGGAAGAACGAGCCGAAGTCGTGCTAGACAACAATTGAACTTCAATTCAAGCGATAAAATCGTATTATATGTCGGTCGTTTCGATTATCGCAAAGGCATCGAGACATTAATTCGTGCAGTCAATATCAGTAAGTTCAGAAATGATTCGTCATTGAAATTGGTTATCGCTGGAGGTTGGACAGAAGGTGGTGCAGATGGCAAAGAAAGAGAACGTCTTATACAAATCGTCAAAGAATGCAACCTGGAAGGGATCACAAACTTTGCGGGTCAATTGGGATCTTCAAATCTACATCTTTACTATGCAGCCGCTGATTGTTGTGTCGCACCATCTCATTACGAGCCCTTCGGACTGGTGCCAATCGAAGCCATGGCATCGTGTACACCTGTTGTTGCATCGAATGTCGGTGGTCTCAAATATACCATAGTTCATGGCACAACTGGTTATTTATGTCCGCCGAAAGGTGATGTCGAATTCGCACGCGCAATCGATACGATTTTAAGTTCTGATGAGTTGAGAGATACATTGGGAAAGAATGGAGCGGAAAGAGTTAGTATGATGTTTAAGTGGCAAAATGTTTGCGATAAGTTGTCTGtgcaatacaaaaaatatgcTGAGGAATTGCATGATTTGTGTTAA
- the LOC119067222 gene encoding ras-related protein Rab-8A isoform X1 has product MAKTYDYLFKLLLIGDSGVGKTCILFRFSEDAFNTTFISTIGIDFKIRTIELDGKKIKLQIWDTAGQERFRTITTAYYRGAMGIMLVYDITQEKSFENIKNWIRNIEENASADVEKMLLGNKCELNEKRQVTKERGEQLAVEYGIKFMETSAKASVNVEEAFFTLASDIKAKMEKRMEANNPPKGGHQLRATEPARKADSWLSRCSLL; this is encoded by the exons atgGCAAAAACCTACGACTATCTGTTCAAATTACTCTTAATTGGCGATTCGGGCGTTGGAAAGACttgcattttatttcgattttcggAAGATGCTTTCAACACAACTTTCATTTCCACAATAG GTATTGACTTTAAGATAAGGACAATCGAATtagatggaaaaaaaattaaacttcagATATG GGACACAGCCGGTCAAGAACGATTCCGAACAAT TACAACTGCATACTACAGAGGTGCAATGGGAATAATGCTCGTCTATGACATTACacaagaaaaatcatttgaaaatattaaaaattggattcgAAATATCGAAGAAAATGCCTCGGCTGATGTGGAAAAGATGTTGCTAGGAAATAAGTGCGAATTGAATGAAAAGCGACAG GTAACGAAAGAACGAGGCGAGCAATTAGCTGTTGAATACGGAATTAAATTCATGGAAACGTCGGCAAAAGCTAGTGTTAACGTTGAGGAGGCCTTCTTTACCCTTGCCAGTGATATTAAAgctaaaatggaaaaacgaaTG GAAGCGAATAATCCACCGAAGGGCGGTCATCAATTGCGAGCGACTGAGCCAGCTAGAAAAGCGGATAGTTGGCTGTCCCGATGCAGTCTACTTTGA
- the LOC119067222 gene encoding ras-related protein Rab-8A isoform X2, producing MNQSQVKGIDFKIRTIELDGKKIKLQIWDTAGQERFRTITTAYYRGAMGIMLVYDITQEKSFENIKNWIRNIEENASADVEKMLLGNKCELNEKRQVTKERGEQLAVEYGIKFMETSAKASVNVEEAFFTLASDIKAKMEKRMEANNPPKGGHQLRATEPARKADSWLSRCSLL from the exons ATGAATCAGTCTCAAGTCAAAG GTATTGACTTTAAGATAAGGACAATCGAATtagatggaaaaaaaattaaacttcagATATG GGACACAGCCGGTCAAGAACGATTCCGAACAAT TACAACTGCATACTACAGAGGTGCAATGGGAATAATGCTCGTCTATGACATTACacaagaaaaatcatttgaaaatattaaaaattggattcgAAATATCGAAGAAAATGCCTCGGCTGATGTGGAAAAGATGTTGCTAGGAAATAAGTGCGAATTGAATGAAAAGCGACAG GTAACGAAAGAACGAGGCGAGCAATTAGCTGTTGAATACGGAATTAAATTCATGGAAACGTCGGCAAAAGCTAGTGTTAACGTTGAGGAGGCCTTCTTTACCCTTGCCAGTGATATTAAAgctaaaatggaaaaacgaaTG GAAGCGAATAATCCACCGAAGGGCGGTCATCAATTGCGAGCGACTGAGCCAGCTAGAAAAGCGGATAGTTGGCTGTCCCGATGCAGTCTACTTTGA
- the LOC119067076 gene encoding solute carrier family 35 member G1, with product MPEHLELQQLVINDSSSRNYRRILRGWTCPYIGLIFATISSLFFSLCSVIVKHCVTINPVELASFRFIGVMLPAIPIALYTNEPFYPKGQRIILTLRCFIGSTGLLLSFYAFRHMPLADASVIIFSTPVFVAIFARLFLKEPCGLFNVITVIVTLIGVVLITRPSFLFSDGVESLLDEDLIDSTYSSNIWGPVSALSATLFGANAYVLLRALKSVHFAVIMSNFGAFGLVYSIIIAVWLGGLCWPICGTERLLVVALAVFSFFGQILLTLALKLEQAGPVSICRSCDIVFAFVWQVIFFKERLNGYSIIGAVLVTFSVIWTGVRKWLISLPRESTIRKRMRFVILE from the exons ATGCCTGAACACTTAGAACTACAGCAGCTTGTGATAAATGATTCATCTAGTCGAAACTATCGCCGAATTCTACGAGGATGGACCTGTCCGTACATTGGCCTAATCTTCGCCACAATTTCTTCGCTGTTCTTCTCACTCTGTTCGGTGATTGTGAAGCATTGCGTGACCATCAATCCGGTTGAACTGGCATCATTTCGATTCATCGGCGTTATGTTACCAGCGATTCCCATTGCATTGTACACAAACGAACCATTCTATCCGAAGGGTCAACGGATCATTTTAACGCTTCGTTGCTTCATTGGATCGACGGGTTTGCTATTGAGCTTTTATGCATTCCGTCATATGCCACTGGCGGACGCTTCtgttataatattttcaacaccaG TTTTCGTGGCAATATTTGCACGACTGTTCCTCAAGGAGCCGTGTGGTCTTTTCAACGTGATAACTGTAATCGTGACATTAATTGGCGTAGTACTTATAACTCGACCgtcgtttttattttccgaTGGCGTTGAAAGTTTGCTGGACGAAGATCTCATCGATTCAACATACAGTTCAAATATTTGGGGACCAGTGTCGGCATTATCAGCAACCTTATTCGGAGCGAATGCTTACGTGCTTTTACGAGCACTAAAAAGCGTCCATTTTGCAGTGATTATGAGCAACTTTGGTGCATTCGGTTTAGTCTACTCGATTATAATTGCCGTTTGGCTGGGCGGTCTGTGTTGGCCCATTTGTGGAACCGAAAGACTATTGGTGGTAGCGCTAGCTGTATTCAGTTTCTTCGGTCAAATCCTATTGACGTTAGCATTGAAACTGGAACAGGCCGGTCCGGTTTCAATATGTCGATCTTGTGATATTGTATTCGCATTCGTGTGGCAGGTGATATTTTTCAAAGAACGGCTGAACGGATATTCGATCATCGGTGCGGTCCTAGTGACGTTCTCGGTTATTTGGACTGGAGTTAGAAAGTGGTTGATTTCGCTGCCCAGAGAGTCAACGATCCGGAAGAGAATGAGATTCGTCATTTTGGAATGA